In Insulibacter thermoxylanivorax, the sequence CGCTTGCTCCGATCTGGCGATGAGCCGTTGCCGGATCGTTTCATGACTGATCGCTTGATAACCCAGCAGCTCTTTGATTTGCCGTGCTGACTCATGGTAAGAGGGGCCTGCGGTTGCCAGTTCAACTGCCCACTCCTCAAGATGCGGACTGATCCCCGTTTGCCCATCAAAGGCTAGCGCTTGATCAAGCAAATAGACATAGGTGCCTTTTTCACGATCCTGATACAGCCTGCGAGAGAAACTGATTTCACCAAATGATGTGCTCATCGTCACTTGTCGCTTATCACGCAGTCGATACCTGGTATGATCGCGATTTGCCATGATCCAACTATCGATTTCCTCGAGACAGCGAACCATGACTTCGGCAAAC encodes:
- a CDS encoding UPF0236 family transposase-like protein, with protein sequence MKAWKKASLLGRVKCGKTNHSERGSLMQQFIMNLPTLKEIEVNLFQQLQAMFAEVMVRCLEEIDSWIMANRDHTRYRLRDKRQVTMSTSFGEISFSRRLYQDREKGTYVYLLDQALAFDGQTGISPHLEEWAVELATAGPSYHESARQIKELLGYQAISHETIRQRLIARSEQA